agatagttacagtgatgaatttataaaaacaactttaaactaggttaatttatactttatgtacagaatatatacaacatataagttcttaggcagaagtgaagtggagggtaatgagaagttatttaacaccagtgtttatgttaagtccaaagggtttgactgtcttgagttggtgaatccagtgtgattctctatttttgcggtgtgtgtcatcaccattgcaagcttcaatcaccagaagttcaacatcaatgacactatgattggggctgttgaagtggatagagactgggtacggtttcttagtctttatggaagagacatgattcgcaaagcgaagactaagtttggtcttagtctctcccacatattgtagcccacatctcttacatgatatgacatagactacattagacgtgctgcattcagagtcggtcttgatgttgtatgaagagccagtggtatgactcttcaccttaagtgagggcttaatgtgcagacacgttttgcatttggaacgggtacatttgtgacagcccagtatatctgtcgggggttgtgtttggactgtacctgggggaagtttggccctgactagtatgtcaccaaggttcttagggcagcggaatgcaaccatgggaacctcagtgattgctgagtgtaacctgctggaggagtgaagtataggcatgttattattgagaattgagggaagtttgggtagtttggggtggaaggtggtgaccaaagcaactctattggtaggagcttttttagctcccgtgttagtcaacagagtatgacgaggtacgttgagagccctgttgatagcaagttggaccctacgttcgctgtgtcccctagatacaaggtgtttccttagctctgatgagcgcctcttgtacagggtatctgtggaacagatacgcctgatacgtaaggcctgactgtaagcaattgccttcttacagtgactagggtgacagctattggagagaaggtactggtgggtgtcggtgggtttactgtaaacatctgtgacaaggccattaggagacttggttattgtcacatctagaaagttcacactggtgagagattgttcggtagtgaactttatggtggggtgaaatgagttgatatggtcaataaactcatccaagctgtcttggtcaccacaccagatggagaaaatatcatcaataaatctccaccaaactagtggtcggttgggggcggaggacaggagtctgtcctccaactgagacatgaataggttagcatatgagggtgccattttggtacccatggcagtaccctgtacctgtagaaaatgcctgtcagaaaatgtgaaattattcttcattagaatgtggctcatgagttccttaatatgactcactgaggggcgggactgattactagcattgagggtagagacacatgcactcatgccttcatgatggggtatgttagtatacagtgatgaaacatcaaaagtaaccaaaatagcagagtcaggtatttggtgcttgacctcatctagtttgtggagaaagtctttggtatccttgatgaaggaaggaatacggcagactaagggtttgaggaagctatcgacaaactcagaaatgcgctctgtggggctaccattcccagatacaataggtctccccgggttattgggcttgtgtatcttaggtagaaatgtagaaccttgctgtacgggggtcatgtgggaggagatagttaaatgtatctttctcaatatcattggcattataaatcttaaccagggtgtcactgatatcttgggagaaagattcagtgggatcagaagcacattcaatgtaatgatcattgttactgagctgtctaaggccctcagcaatgtagtcatgtgtgttcatgactacaactgcggaccccttgtcagcccgtttaatcactatgtctggtgattggcggagttgtgtaagggcgtgacgctcatcttggggaggttgttgggagtaggggtactgggggccttaagaacctcggagttaaccgaattgatgtatgtctctagagacacatcTCGGTTCTTAGGGGGTACCCAAGTACTCTTTTCCCTGAAGCGGTTGCGGGGAATAGGTTGGGTCTCCACAGATGACTCGTCATCCATGGAGGGCTCTACATGAAAGTATTCACGTAGGCGTAACCTACGATTGAATTGGGCCATGTCCTGTTGGAAAAGAAGTTGGTTAGGCTCTCTGGGTGTGGGGCAAAACTTAAGACCCCTTGAGAGGAGTTTAACCTGTGGGTCAGTAAGGACCATGTCAGACAGGTTAACTACAGTATTGGTCTCTGGCAACCTAACAGTAGGAGGAGCAGTGGTGGCTCTCTTACTGTGGAAACGTCTATGGGTGTGTTTCTTATGGTTAGCCAGGACATTCATACGTTTCTTGTtctgttatatatatatatatatttatttgtgaGTTATATTATCGAAATAACAAGACTTTTGCTTTTGTTATGCATTTTGGTAAATGtgtttacagttaaaaataaatcatttaaaaaaatgtatttgcaAGTAGTTATGAGCTTACACATTTTTGTCActtcataaaacaaacctaAGACGGTGTTTTGTACCTTTAACATAAtgcattttctttgttttagtgttgtttgttttgcaacACTGGCTGCTACAATTAGTAAAAAACATTATAGGCGAAAATATCGACAGGAATATAAAGTAGGTCACTCTCTTTCAACTGTTGAAAATGTAATATACTTACTTACACCCACGTAATAACATCAAACTGTTGCTTGGTGATTTTTCGTGTCTTTTTAGGGTCTCTTTGTTTGATGTTAAAACCAGGTCATAAGACGACCTTGGGCTCTAAGGTCTTATTGTCTGTTAGTTAAATCGTGCAGGACTGTGGGAGGATAATAGATACGGTAGTAATTAAAAATCAGGtcaaaaatcaatgaaaaggAAGTCAATAGAAACGTGTCGTGCTAGTGATTTTGATTAGACAGTGACCTGTTTCCAACGTGAGCTGCCTTCATTTGCAATCTGACTCTAGAATCGTCAAGTCTGGCTGCAACAAAACCTGCACATTACACAAATATATATTTCAAAAAGATTGCTGTCGCATTGTTTCCTACGGGTAATATTCCTCTTAAAGTTCATTTTCGAGATGGATGTTAGTGGTGTTCTGTTTCTTCTGTTGGGATTTTCTACAACCAGTGCTACCATCTGCCCTACTGACTGGCAGCAATACGGCGAGTCATGCTACTTACTGATAACTCAACGCATGAACTGGATTGAAGCAAATGAAATCTGCATCAACTCAAATGCAGCTCTAGCTGTGCCTAACTCGAAGACAGAGTAAACTTTTATCTGGTCAATGTTCCTTGATTTCTTTAACGGGagtcaatgaaagaaaaaacacccttgtcacacgaactttttttgtgctttcagatgcttgatttcgagacctcaaaacctaattccaaggtctcgaaatcaaattcgaggaaaattacttctttctcgaaaactacgtatagagggagccgtttctcaccatgtttaataccatcaacctctccccttactCGTTACCGTGTACGTTTtctgccaataattattttgagtaattacccgagggtgtccactgccgttaagcTTGTAAATAAAGCAGGAATAGATACAAAGAGTCTcgctaagtatacagtgctgactgAACACACATCTTTGTAAATGGGTAagaccaaaattaatgttcttcatccctgatgcaaatttccatctattaagcCATTCTAACAGTGTTTACCATCGACAGCTGCTATACCGGGCTCTCAAACTTAGTAAGTTTTATTAGCAataattttgtgatttgttaTATGAATAAAACTCGTCTATCAGAGATTGTCTTGTCAAAGTAATGAAGTCtgtactaataattattattttgagggctaatcatccttactcgcagctagagctgaattgcgtaggacgcggctacaacatgttcgagaagcaggcatgcaagggcgcattcagctgccagccacatcaacccattatgaccacggagcacagccaagatcgaatgtgtttgatttttcccgagggaggaaaacggaaaaccctcgtggcacatcAGAGAACCAACGCTCATCTCAACTCAAGATGGCCCTGGTCGgtaatcgaaccggggtcaccatggtgagaggcgagcgctttacgcacaagccaaccgtgccagtCTTATTGAGAAACATGGACATCTTTCAATAGAAACAGGGGTACACCCACGATGATGTACCAATTGAGATTGTGGCACATCGCCCCCAAAATGGCAATCACAAACGCCCTCTTGCGTTGTTGCTTGAAACGTAGAGATTCGTCTTCCCTGGTTTTCGGCGCACCCCCACTATGAAAACAAAACGTCCTACCAGGCAAAGGCGTTGGAAGTTCCCGGATGAGCTACGGGGAATTTCCACTGATCTCGTGGATTCTCCGATGCCCAGCCCTGGAGGAGCAGTGCTGCCTTGAAGACGCGATGGCAACAAATGAGAAGGCCGTTGAGATGTGTCCAATTCTAGCCAAACACTTGAGAAGAAGATGATGGACTCGAaagtagaatatgaaataatgtaaACTGTTCTATTTTCTTCTTAcaactgttaatttttttatgatgCTTTTAAGAAGGTAAAAACAGCAAGCAGTTGATGTTCTTGTCATTTTTGTATCGTGCATGTTCTTCTAAAATAATTAATGACTTGCTTTCGATTTCGGCaatctaaaataaaaagatCAAACTGCGATTTCCTCGTCAGTATTTCAGGCGGATAagtgtttttacaaaattaggACTTCTCGTTTTCTACATAGGGAGTTTTGAAGGTCTCCCGTCAGTGTAGGTCTTGGTCTTCCCCTTAGCTTGGACGTGCTTGTATTGGTCTTGGTCTGCCCCGTGGTCTGCCCCTTGGTCTAAGTCTTCGGCATGCAGGTCTTGGTGttcaccatagagttatatataactctatggtattCACCTTTGTCTTGGTCTTCACCTTGGTCGTTGACATGCTTGAAAAAAATTGCCTGTAAGACCTTTAAGAAGATAAAAGCCTGTAAGACCTTTACCTGTCATTATCCTCGCGGGTATAGACAGGAAACCAGATACTAGTTTCAAGAGAGCGTCTGGTTCCATAATGCAAACTTACCGTGTAAGACACAACAAGTTCGCACAAAAGATTTTGTGAAGGTGATTAGTTGTACAAACTAATACGGatacactttttatttatttgcatttttttattgtatgaatccaggggtcgatttcacaaagagttaggactagtcctacaatacaatacaatacaataatctttattagatcccaaaaagggttattcaaatgctcgcatacagtaaaaacatcgacacattaaaaacattaaaaaacagacaatggctatatacaattacaagaaaaaccacTAAAAAGCGATAAGAAAAATACTGGAGACTGGGcaataaatttataattatCGTTAGTAAAATTGAGATAAGAAAAATACTCGAGACTGggcaataattaataattatcgTTTAAAATTGAGATTGTGGTGTGTTATTGCACAAGGGATAAAGGAGGATGGGTAGCGGTTTTTCGCAGAATATGGCACTCGCGGTATGGCATATACGACCAGATCTTGGGATCAGCTCTGGTCGTGCGAGTGCCATATTCTGCGACATACCGCTACCCATCGAAGTACGAAGTGCCAAAGTCCTagcttaagactagtcctaggagatataccaattgcatggatagtcctaagtttggacaggtaactggtcctaactcgagataagactagtccttactctttgtgaaatccaccccagggtcCTCAGCAATAACACAGTTAATTGAGAACCGATGAGGGGCTACCCTTTTTACCAGAATGCATAAGACAATATAAAGCAATAGTTTCGTTACACAAAAAGTAGAATAAACGTAAACTTAggggtttttttttacgaagTGCCAAATCAAACACCGCTACTTATTCGATTTAATTGGGACACATGCCACAGACACGGTGCCTATATAGGCGTGATTTTACTTGCATTGTTACGATGTGACGAAAGTTAGTTCATTTACAGTGTTTACGTACAGGAATTATATAAACAATTCTCGAAACAATCGcatttatttaaaagaaaatagttacacaataataacaaacaacaaaacagttcAACCTCAGAAGAGATTTTCTAAAAACATTTTGGCTGCGGGTTGCTTCGTACAAATGAGAAAATATCATCTGGCCTGTATGTGTTGCTTTTACTAAAAACTGAGCAGTGATTTGGAGAATAATTTCACGGTTTATTGAAAGTTAGGGGTGGGAAAGAATTTTCTCTTTCAAAAGGAAACGATTCTTGCTATTATTTACAAGCATAATTAATATGATTAATAATTATTCACTTTTAAAAGTAATAAACGCAATAGTAAATGTTGCGAAAGCAGTTCACATGATCAGACAATTGTAGCGTTGACAAAAGCATCTCTGTACGACGCATGTATTAATTAAGAGCAGTTCTCAAAATAGCGACACGGCGATTGTTTCTGTCTACGGATCGAAATAGTAGCAGTTACCCTTCTCCATTATATCCAAGTCAGTCTCTTCATGTCGAGTGGCGTTGTTCAGCTGACAAACCATCTTCCCTGGACCTTGCTTCATCAGCAGATTGAAGGAGCGACACCGGGGCTCAGATCGGCACGCCTTCCCGCACGACACCACACCATCAGCCCGTAGCTCCTTCATGACGTGACCGACCAGACACTGGGACTTGATGCGACCATCGGGACCGGTCTGAAGGCAGAATGAGTGAGGGGTGGTGTCAACTTGAAGCTCGCAGACAGAAAACTGATTCTGACCACACGGTTTGTCAGCCCATTGACCATTGTTTACCCAGTGCATGACAGCGCAATCCGTGGCAGGCTCGTCATGCTCTGGGTTATTTCTCTTCCAATTCTCATAGGTGTTAGACACGTTCCTCAATGGACAGTTCTGCCATCCACCAGCCTCCTGGTTGAAATAACAACCGATCCAGAGAGGTCTTGTAGGTTGACTCCCATTGAAGAAACCCAGGAGCATTGACCAGATAAAAGTTTGTTCTGTCTTCGAGTTAGGCACAGCTAGAGCTGCATTTGAGTTGACGCAGGTATCATTTGCTTCGGCCCAGTTCATACGTTGAGTTAACAATAAGTAGCATGACTCGCCGTATCGCTGCCAGTCAGTAGGGCAGATAGCAGTCATGGCTGTATAACACCCAAATAGAAGCAACAGAACACCAGTAAGATCCATCACGAGGAGGTAACTCTCGATAGatggattatttttttgaaaacaatatttgtgcTGGTTTAGTGCAGGTTTTGTTGCAGGCGGACTTGACGATACTAGAGTCAGATTGCAAATGAAGGCAGCTCACGTTAGAAACAAGACGCTGTCGAATCAACATCACGAACACGACACGTTTCTactgattttctttttattgatttttgacTTGGTTTTCTCTTACTACTGTATCTATACTCCCACAGTCCTGCACGATTTTACTGACAGACAATGAGACTTTAGAGCCCAAGGTCTTCTTATGATCTGGTTTAAATATCAAACAGAGAGAACCTAAAAAGACAGGAACAATCACCAAGCAACAGATAGATGTTATGACGTAGGCTTGTCATGTGAAAGAGTGTTACATCTGAACAGTTGGAGAGACTGACCTACTTTGTATTGATGACAATGTTTTGCCCATATTAATATTGATAAACAACAACCAgttttgtaaaacaaagaacagcaaaacaaagaaatttcGTCAGCCAACTTCCACTGCCTTGCCTATAACAAACATTGCTCGGCGATATTTTCTGTGTAAAGTGCTTCTTAAAATTTTGCCGCAAATCTGAAATATGTCTCAATACGATCTTGGTTTTACCCAATCTTCAGAAAACATCATCTGACCTGTGTTGCTTTGACTAAAAAGGGAGCAGTGATTTTGATGACATTCTCAGAGGTTTTAGCACAAACCTCTGAAAACTAGAGGATGGGAGTGAATTCTCTCTTTATAAAGATGACGATGTAAAATAGATGAAATACTCACTCGTAAAGCACTATTATCTATTCCTACTATATTTACAAGCTTGGCTAATGTGATTCTTcacttttaaaagaaacaaacacaagaaTAAGTGTTGCAATCGCAGTTTACATGACTTTATATCCGACACCATTGACAACAACATATCTAGACATGTGCATTCATTACTGagcataataatattataatttagAGACAGtgattgtttatttttctcTACGGATCGAAATAGAAGCGGTTTTCATTCTTCATCATATTCACAACAGTCGCTTCATGACGAGTCGCGTTGTTCAGCTGACAAACCATATCCCCTGGACCTTGCTTCATAAGCAGATTGAAGGAGCGACATCGGGGCTCTGATCGGCACGCATTCCCGCACGACACCACACCATCAGCCCGTAGCTCCTTCATGACGTGACCGACCAGACACTGGGACTTGATGCGACCATCGGTACCGGTCTGAAGGCAGAATGAGTGAGGGGTGGTGTCAACTTGGAGCTCACAGACAGAAAAATATTTCCAAGCGCACTGGTTGTCAACCCATTGACCATTGTGTTTCCAGTTCATAGCAACGCAATCCGTGGCAGGCTCGTCATGCTCTGGGTTGTTTCTCTTCCAATTCTCATAGGTGTTAGACTCGTTCCTCATTGGACAGTTCTGCCATCCCCTAGCCTCCTGGTTGAAATAACAACCGATCCAGAGATGTTTAGCTGACTCACTCCCATTGATGAATTCCAGGAACATGGACCAGATAAAAGTGTGTTCTGTCTTCGAGTTAGGCACAGCTAGAGCTGCATTTGAGTTGACGCAGGTATCATTTGCTTCAGTCCAGTTCATACGTTGTATCATCAGCAAATAGCATGACTCGCCGTATCGCTGCCAGTCAGTAGGGCAGATAGCAGTCATGGCTGTATAACACCCAAATAGAAGCAACAGAATACCAGTAAGATCCATCTCGAGGAGGAACGTATGTAACTCTCGTGATTATAACGCGAATTAAACAATGCGGCagaattattgaaaaaaaaaattgttcagttAATTGCAGGTTTTGTGGCAGGCATCTATACTTGACGATACTAGAGTCAGATTGCAAATGAAGGCAGCTCTCGTTAGAAACAAGACGCTGTCGAATCAACATCACGAACACGACACGTTTCTACTGATTTcctttttattgattttt
This region of Asterias rubens chromosome 18, eAstRub1.3, whole genome shotgun sequence genomic DNA includes:
- the LOC117302600 gene encoding asialoglycoprotein receptor 2-like; this translates as MDLTGILLLLFGCYTAMTAICPTDWQRYGESCYLLMIQRMNWTEANDTCVNSNAALAVPNSKTEHTFIWSMFLEFINGSESAKHLWIGCYFNQEARGWQNCPMRNESNTYENWKRNNPEHDEPATDCVAMNWKHNGQWVDNQCAWKYFSVCELQVDTTPHSFCLQTGTDGRIKSQCLVGHVMKELRADGVVSCGNACRSEPRCRSFNLLMKQGPGDMVCQLNNATRHEATVVNMMKNENRFYFDP